One Chiloscyllium plagiosum isolate BGI_BamShark_2017 chromosome 34, ASM401019v2, whole genome shotgun sequence genomic window carries:
- the rer1 gene encoding protein RER1, whose amino-acid sequence MSEGDSSGDAIHGKPSAISRFFTQIGQIYQSFLDKSTPYGIMRWIVTFVFGAVYMIRVYILQGWYIVTYALGIYHLNLFIAFLSPKVDPSLMEDSDDGPALPTKQNEEFRPFIRRLPEFKFWHSATKGIIVAMVCTFFDAFNVPVFWPILVMYFIMLFCITMKRQIKHMIKYRYLPFTHGKRTYKGKEDSTKAFAS is encoded by the exons ATGTCAGAAGGGGACAGCAGTGGAGATGCCATTCACGGGAAACCATCAGCAATCAGCAGATTTTTTACGCAGATTGGACAG ATCTACCAGTCCTTCTTAGACAAGTCCACACCCTATGGCATTATGCGATGGATTGTAACATTTGTCTTTGGTGCAGTCTACATGATTAGAGTTTATATCCTGCAG GGATGGTACATTGTGACGTACGCCTTGGGGATTTACCACCTCAACCTCTTCATTGCTTTCCTGTCCCCAAAAGTTGACCCTTCACTAATGGAGGATTCAG ATGATGGACCTGCTTTACCAACAAAGCAAAATGAGGAATTTAGACCATTTATAAGAAGGCTGCCAGAGTTCAAGTTCTG GCACTCTGCCACAAAAGGAATAATAGTAGCCATGGTTTGCACATTTTTCGATGCCTTCAATGTACCTGTTTTCTGGCCAATCTTGGTCATGTACTTCATTATGCTATTCTGCATTACCATGAAGAGGCAGATTAAG CACATGATCAAGTACAGATATCTACCGTTCACACATGGGAAAAGGACGTACAAGGGGAAAGAGGATTCTACGAAAGCATTTGCCAGTTAG